From Pelmatolapia mariae isolate MD_Pm_ZW linkage group LG1, Pm_UMD_F_2, whole genome shotgun sequence, one genomic window encodes:
- the LOC134638407 gene encoding hyaluronan and proteoglycan link protein 3-like gives SAVHFIGMKLHVDSAEPSVLSVRGGNATLQCRFWYEPVPSSPREVRVKWSWLPAAGGQETDVIVAFGPQFRSFGDFRGRVQFRQDFPGDAALVLNKLWLNDTGRYRCTVVDGLEDQSTVVHLELQGVVFPYQHPRGRYHLTFLGAQQACKEQDSTVATITQLFQSWKEGMNWCNAGWLADGTVQYPITQSREPCGGARLAPGVRRYDRLHLYPNHYDVFCFSSLLQGRVYYLQSSHKMNLTEAQHACQEDGAEIAKVGQLYSAWKFTGLDRCDAGWLADGSVRYPITRPRSNCGPSEPGVRSFGFPPPQHKHGVYCYKLETESV, from the exons tctgcAGTTCATTTTATTGGTATGAAACTCCACGTGGACTCTGCTGAGCCATCAGTGCTTTCGGTCAGAGGGGGTAATGCGACCCTGCAATGCAGATTTTGGTATGAGCCTGTGCCGAGCTCACCAAGGGAGGTCCGGGTCAAGTGGTCTTGGCTGCCCGCCGCTGGGGGACAGGAGACTGACGTGATCGTGGCTTTCGGCCCTCAATTCCGAAGTTTTGGAGATTTCAG GGGTCGTGTGCAGTTCCGACAGGATTTCCCAGGAGATGCTGCACTTGTGTTGAATAAACTCTGGCTGAATGATACAGGTCGCTATCGGTGTACTGTGGTGGATGGACTGGAGGACCAAAGCACAGTGGTTCACCTAGAGTTACAAG GTGTGGTGTTTCCCTACCAACACCCTCGTGGTCGTTACCATCTGACCTTCCTGGGAGCCCAGCAAGCCTGTAAGGAGCAGGACTCAACAGTGGCCACCATCACACAGCTCTTCCAGTCTTGGAAAGAGGGAATGAACTGGTGCAATGCCGGCTGGCTGGCTGATGGGACAGTCCAGTATCCGATCACACAGTCCAGGGAGCCCTGCGGGGGAGCCCGCCTCGCCCCGGGTGTCCGCCGCTACGATAGACTTCACCTCTACCCTAATCACTACGATGTCTTCTGTTTCTCCTCTTTGCTCCAAG GGAGAGTCTACTACCTTCAGTCCTCTCACAAGATGAATCTGACTGAAGCTCAGCATGCGTGTCAGGAGGACGGAGCAGAGATTGCCAAAGTTGGACAGCTGTATTCTGCGTGGAAGTTCACGGGGCTTGACCGCTGTGATGCCGGCTGGCTGGCCGATGGAAGCGTTCGCTATCCCATCACCAGACCTCGAAGTAACTGTGGTCCGTCTGAGCCAGGGGTACGCAGCTTTGGTTTCCCACCTCCACAGCACAAGCATGGAGTCTACTGTTACAAATTAGAGACTGAAAGTGTGTAG